Below is a genomic region from Sphaeramia orbicularis chromosome 6, fSphaOr1.1, whole genome shotgun sequence.
AGCTGATGCACACCAACCAAACCCTGGACTTTGTAAAGCAGAAGGTGGGTGAATTTACAGAAAATCAGACAATTCTGCACAATTcaatgcatattttttttaaatgttgcatATGTTTTAGGTTGAATCCCCCTGATCCTTCTTTATCCGTGTTCTGAACTGTGGTTGACTGCGTTAGTGTGAGCATTTTGGAATGAGCAAACAAATGTCTTCTTCCCCTCTGAAGTTAAAGTCACAGGGCGAAGAGCCAAGAAAAAGTTCAGTTCAGACCAAATACTGTCTGAATGACCTTTATATGAGTGACCTGGAgcaaactttaaaaaaaagtacttaacaaacatttattttctctccAAACTGCGTTTTCTCTCACAAAAAGGAAGACAACCTTAAATGATTAACAtgatgaacaaacaataactatttgggtgcttctatgaaactggtccctaaaaacaggacatgggggctaaaaattcaaactggatgtagactaatgttatgaagcaagtttggaagcactttgggtctattttaaaaataaatatttgcatttacatttcagagaaactatttttcagataaaatacatttttatattattttacattatacttaatacaaaaatctgcatgtaacatggtcaaaaggattTGAAAATTGCATGCtagtatttttttgaatatctctttattctctcacaggtacattttgagaattgaactaattatgcaaggcagagtgtttcacaaaaatgaccgctgttgcaaaatcatttacgatttatatgcgtttaacttgGCGAGTtctgcatgtacagggtggggaagcaaaatttacaatattttgaggcagggattgaaagacagtgtatgaccaattagtttattgaaagtcatgagaatttatttgctacaagaaaatttacatgatagaaaatgtttttattctatgtgtcctccttctttctcaataactgccttcacacgcttcctgaaacttgtgcaagtgttcctcaaatattcgggtgacaacttctcccattcttctttaatagtatcttccagactttctcttaatagttttgctcatagtcattctcttctttacattataaacagtctttatggacactccaactatttttgaaatctcctttggtgtgacgagtgcattcagcaaatcacacactctttgacgtttgctttcctgattactcatatgggcaaaagtttctgaaaaggtatggataatagtgttaggtatgattatgacatcaatatatgtttggtttcaaaacaattgacgtagtgcccgctgagaaaaaacaactaaatgttcattgtaaattttgcttccccaccctgtaactcaagtggacacgatgggttacatgcaaaatatgtctaaatttttcttttattattgggtctaaaaagctgtcaaagtgccaggtaccaaaatgtacctagtttcatagaagcacccatttacttTTCCCCTCCTGCAGCACATTGATTGGACCaactgcaatcacattcagaTGGCCATGATGGACGCTATTATGTCTCTGGACCAGCTGGTGGATGAGTCTGATCCTGATGTGGACTTCCCTAACTCATTCCACGCCTTCCAGACCGCCGAGGGCATCCGCAAAGAACATCCAGACAAAGGTATCACATatagacaaagacagaaatacaCAAAGAGGCTGACTACAAACATACATCTGGTGAACGTTCCCTTATTCCTCCTTAGACTGGTTCCACTTGGTTGGTCTGATCCATGATGTGGGGAAGATCATGGCTCTTTGGGACGAACCTCAGGTAAACAGATAAGACACATATTTCCAATTACACAAATCTTACAGTGTACTAGTCTTCACATTcataacagatattttcttcatCTCTTAAACATGCTTTCCTTGTTTATTGCTCTTGTTTTTATGACCAGCATTAAATTCTTTAGTTTTATATGAGACTGTTTTGATAAGTGATCTTTCATAACAACAATAACCCTAATACACTTACAGTTGTGCAAATGTGGAGATAATCGAATCTaataggagtgtgtgtgtgtgtgtgtgtgtgtgtgtgtgtgtgtgtgtgtgtgtgtgtgtgtgtgtgtgtgcgtgtgtgtgtgtgtgtgtgtgtgtgtgtgtagtgggcTGTCGTAGGTGACACCTTCCCTGTCGGCTGCAAGTTTCAAAACTCCATTGTGTTCAGAGGCAACACCTTCATAGACAACCCAGACGACAAAAACCCTGAGTACAAGTAGGTTTTCTCATGTGGCATTTCTTAATTTAACGATATTTTTTGCATCAGaaattacactaccagtcaaaagtttggacacacctggttttgatgatgatgatgaaattctttattcagtcatcacataataatacaaccagtgtcaacaacaacacttcaaacattacaaacattaccaacaggttaatgactgaaaaggcacaggcagaaccaaaatgtttttctttattttcatgactatttacatcgtagattctcactgaagacatcaaaactatgaatgaacacatatggaattatgtagttaaaaaaagtgtgacataactcaaaacatgttttgtattttagattccccaaaatagccaccctttgctttAATTGCTGCTttacacattcttggcattctcttgatgagcttcatgaggtagtcacctgaaatgttttccaacagtcctGAAGGAGTTttcagtgatgctgagcactagttggccatctgcggtccatctcatgtcatttaaatgagaaggtgtgtccaaacttctgactggtagtgtatatccaTAGGTTTTGAGGCATATTACCTTTTAGATTTaaggtccttacactggctgcctgtccgtccatcagaggatagactttaaagttctgttgctggtctataaagctctgaatgggttaggaccaaaatacatcagtgagctcctgactcagtatgaaccccccagacccGTCAGGTCATCTGGAGCCGGTCTGTGTTCAGttaccagagtcagaaccagacatggagaagctgcgttcagcttctatgctccacatgtctggaacaaactcccagaaaacctcagatcaccTGAAACAGctcatttaaatccaggttaaagacccacctattctcagctgcatttgagtagagtttttattcttttaagcttgaagtttttatctgttttatctatttacctaattttgttttgatttgtttgtttttcttatgcctatactttttattgcttctgctataatgcttttaatgttttatgtaaagcactttgaattgtcttgtacatgaaatatgctatataaataaacctgccttgccttgcctatattACCTTTTCTATCTTTAGCACTGAATTTGGGATATATGAGCCAAACTGTGGTCTTGATAATGTCACCATGTCCTGGGGCCATGATGGTGAGTCAGTACATTTAACAACTCAcaaacagttttctctattgtctcatTGCATGCACACCTCCATATGACCATAAAAGAAGCTGGTTTCCAATTCTCCAATAAAAAAACATCAGCAATTGTGAACAGACATCTTCACCGATGATATTATACTAAACTCCTGCGTTGTTCTCTACAGAATACCTTTACCGTGTAATGAAGTACAACAACTGCCCCATCCCAGAGGAAGTGAGTAAACTGCCTCATGCTCTGTCATTGTTTATGCCACACGATGATTATGCAATGTCACAGTAAATGTTAGGACATTTATTTCAGTCCATAATTGCATAAATTTTTCAAGATTGAAGTGGGGAGATTCAGACTGTTGGATAAAGTCTTCTTCAGTACATACAAAAGAtcctcagtggggttcaggtctggactttatattatattattataatatagttaaaattgtaattacttttctcaagacattttaggttgttcatatttgttaaggttttaaatgtaaatattttcatacattttcttaCTCTAAAACAGGGTGAAATATTAAGAGTTGTCATCATTTGTAgactattatgataatattttactgttctgacccatttgagatcaaattgggctgaacccCTGCTTGACACCCCTGCTACAATCATATAAATCTCAAAATATTTAACCTTAACTAATGcatttcaatggggaaaaaatgtggtctgaggagtccagACTGTTATGGATCGGACCATTTAGTGGGCTGGGTCAGGAAATATATacaatatactgtacatgtggagagaaaagaaatatttgcatATGCTTTCAAACTATACATGAAACACTACAATTTGCATTTTAATAAAATGATGCATCTACCATGCAGAATAAGTACATACAgacattgtactgtacattttTTCATACCTTAAAATATCCAGAGGATATGGTGTATGTATGTGACATTATATTGATATAGGGGTATTTATTCCATATGTTACATTTCATAAGGATTAActttatagaaataaaaacagatttttaccCTTGCTCCGAttcagttaaaggggtcatattttgtttttttaaacagaattatgcatttaaaacatttccctgtggtctacataaactgtaaatgctctgcttgggtctgaattcttcattaattcaactccacaggtccatcttcaaccctatttctgagtaatgacaccagaaaggtggttttgagcgctggcgctttaaatgcaaataagccacttcacaccccaccccctccaggttgttgaccatgctgctctgtcccatttcaccgtactcagagaaatgttcatcggaaatgttgaccatatatgtgcaaatattgtgacgtaactagttacagacataacaaattaaacaggaattaaaacgggttgtagaaatccactcgatttttgccaaaatgaatataaagatagctttgcagcacctagaggttcaaattcaaactattacGGTCCccatatacacaaataaatgtaccaaagactaataaaagtgggtttagcaaaaatatgacccctgtaaTGTTTCCAGGGTTAATATGAATCTACACATCTTTCTTTAGGGGCTGTACATGATCCGCTTCCATTCCTTCTACCCCTGGCACTCCCATGAAGACTACATGCATCTGTGCAATGACAAAGACCTGACGATGCTGCCGTGGGTTCGAGAGTTCAAGTGGGTATCCTCTACTCATTATCACTGATCGATTACCTACTAATGATATCTGCAGCTCTGATCTGATGTTGCACCTTTTGTTGTTTCTAGCAAATTTGACCTGTACACCAAGACCACCGAATTACCCGATGTCGAAATGCTGAAGCCCTACTATCAGTCTCTGATTGACAAGTACTGTCCTGGAGTACTGAAATGGTGACGAGCACGGACTAGCACCACTACATTATCAGAAATCATCAAATAAAGTTCATGATCGTACTTAGTACAAAACTTTATATATTGTACAGTATACTGAATCATTTATATGACAATTAAAAACACCTATGTACACGTGTGGAATTTTAAAATAAAGAGCAacttttattttatatgtattaaaaatctttcaaaagtacatttatttttgtctcatttctgacAACAATGACAGAAACAAGTGATTGTTCATACAAAAGAGCAGCAGAGGGAAGTGTCCAGAGTGACAGAATTAAAGTAACAAGTGCAAACACACCAATATAAACCTGTATTTATAAACAAATACAACAGGACAGGCCATACATGCAGAACTGACAGACTGGCACAGACACACATCAAGTAACAAGAGTAAACATCCTACATTTCTCTTTAGCTTTTATCCAGTATGACCCACACTTCTGCTTCGATTTCAGTGAATTCAGTACATTTGTGAAGACTGCTCAGTTCAAGCAAGTCCAGAGTGGTTCAACAACTGGTTTCTAATGTggatgcaaaaatacaaaatgcatggCAGTAAGATTTGGGTGAAACAAGGTGAATGGACTATTTTCAGAACTATCTTGGCAGGAAATAAACACATAGAACAGATAGTTCGATCACACTGGAATCAGTAAAGGCAGGTGGTGATATCAGATGACATTACAGTATCTTTTTTTAAGACTTCCTCTGTCGAAGGATctcatttttttctctcatttgttCTTCCTGCTCAGTCTCCTCTGTCATTTCTTCTTCAATATCActgcctttttcttctccttcactGTCCTCTACTGCATCTTCCTCTTCTccatcctcctccttttcctcctcttcctcatcttctgcCTCCTTTTCCTCTGACTTGTCTAGAGGGTCTGAAGAGATGTcatgtgtgttttctttgtgaTCAGTCTCAACCACAGAAGCTTTGAATTCTTGTGGCGTcttctgtttgtttctgtctcGTAGTCCCTGCAGCAGACAGAAGATGGCGCTGCAGGCCATAAGTGTCCAGATGAGCAGAGGGGCAGGAACACCCCTGACCTGGGAACGCATCCATCGAACGGCTCGAGAAACGGTGTTGTTGGACATACGGCGAGGAGCAGATTTGTCCTACAAACACCACCAACAATTAACACCCTGAAAAATAACTTTTCTATCAAGATTTTCATGGaagtatttgacatttttaagatACATTTACCTTGAGTCCATGGTGGTTGAGCATGTTTTCTAAGAAGGAATGACCCAGATGCACTGTGGGATAAAATTCTTCATCATAGACCCTCCTCCACCAACGCTGTGGGTATGATCTGTCAAGCAAAAAACAAAGAGCCATTTACATACAAACCAAAActccattatctgatttctggagctATCAGACtactcaagtgatcatgtaaactgcATAATGTGATATGATTTATCAGCTAACTGCAGTAATCTGATTAAAAGAAATcgcacctggatttctccctgaTATTCCGATATCTTCATAAATGTatacaatttatttttttcttttacatctgagcatgtatataaaaaaaaaaaataataataaaaaaaaataataaaaatcacaaaacagAAATAATGTAGACAAACATGAGCAAAAGACTTCAAAAATCCTCCCTGCGTGGTGTGTCTGTATGTTTATATACATTTATGCAtgttccttctgtaaaatgtGCCTTATCTCACTGTAACAAACTGTAGATGTGCGGTAAACACCATAAACATCCTGTAAGAGCTTGCTAATAAAAAACTAatctataaaacaaaaacattaaaaaaaacatgagcagaagacagcAACAGGAATTCTGAGTTTGCTGTCACTATACAAGTGCATaatctgaaagaaatctgattaTGGACAGACATCGAAaacagggtttttcgattatcacatttctgaagtgcatgtgtatgtgtcagATCAGATTGTTACAATAACCTAAtaactcccagttattggatttttatggtcatataaACAGGCAAAAACAGACACCAACTGAGATGCAGAGATAAGATTGTGtgctatgtatgtatatatgtgtccAGTCATGTCATGTAATGAATACTGTGGGCTAGGAGTGATTTACTATTATTATGAAATATGAAAACTACTTTACATGAGCCCAGATGTCAATATCTAGACAAGTTGGAAAATTGCAGACAGCGTATAAAACTGCACAAAGTACAACCTACTTGAACCCTAAACCAATAAAAAAACATCTGTTTAGTTTTAATATGTTTCCAAGTTGTGTTGATTGATACATAAACAACTAAAGCAGTTGAGGATTTCTACGTGTAGCAACAGAGAGGAGTACTGACCCGTCGGCCTTTGGTTCTGTGAACCAGTATTTGTAGCGATGGGCTCGGAGGTAGGTAGGAGGCTGCTGGTGGAACGGATATCGATTTATATCCGTCTGGATCAGCTCTATCACTGCAGGACACAAAATCAAACTTACAGAGATTAGCTTGTACTCGGCAGACGCCATTTTTAGAGCCCTTTATATTTACTGCTCTTATTGAGTTGAAATTTACGACATCACAGCAAACCTAAAACTTTGTGTAATTAGTTTTTGGTGATTACGGTGAATATTTAAACTGATAAAGTGGAATAAAAGCTCAGTTTGTTCTTAAATAAAAGTACTTTCAGTCATTCAGCTCACCAACCACATTGCTCTTCAAaagcaaacaaaattaaatacacttgcaagtacagtatatacacagaaGCTGTTGCATTGGTTAGAATGCCACTTGTTTCCTTAAATACATTCaattgataaaacaaaacaaaaacagcctcACCTGGTGGTTGGAGGTGCAAACATAAACTCAACATAGCTCCTACATTGATATTTCATCGACTCTATGCCACATTATCCATAAAGTGATTCCGATCAGCCAGTATAGAATAAAAACGCAGAGTTCTGCGGGTCCGTACCATCTGTTTTGCCCTGTAGTAGTCTGTACATGAGGCTGGTGAACCATGGAGCATGTGTATGAGAACCCAGAGCAGCAAACCACATCTGCCAGTCCAGCCTGGGCTGGTGGGGCGTTACTACAGGTGGGGAGGCACTGAGGTTGCCTGGTTTGTACATAAACTCGATCtcctacaaaaagaaaaaaaacatgcagataAAACAATATTAACACAGTAGACAGATGGTTTACATAGAATTTACATTAAATTGTTTGTAGTAATGTCAAATTAATCCTTATAAGCAGATGATTACCAtatattattttttgtctttattatttCTCATGCAAATTACATTTAATCTAGTTGGCATTAATGAGACTATATTAAATATAGTACATAGTATTTATTAAATGTATATTAATCCAGGTTTGTTGATCATTTGCGTAACCTACAAAAGGCAGCCTGAGGAACAAAGCTTAGCTGCTGCTATCTTGTAACAAGCTTTGAGGAAATGTTTTTCACAGATAGAAAATGATTTGTTTTCAGTGTGCATTCAGCCTGTAACCAGGATTACTGCAAGTATGATGGGAGTAGATATAATAGTTTtatcataatttttatttgttgtattttattgtcgcattaacatttatttaggaATAACATGGTTTCATGTTTATGCAGGATCACTGCCTTATTAACCATATACAATTACGCTAAGTTATATATACAAGGCAAAGACTATAGACTAAGAAAATAAAACTGCAGTAGAGCAACATGCATGGTAATGATTGTGTGCATTTTTCAGTCACTTCTGTACAGAAAGTACCTTCAAAATATGAACCCCCACATTCTGCCTCTGTGCACAGCTAGTAATACCTCAATTCCAACTTCCAGTTACACTTGAACTTGCTTTTTTCTGACAATATTGGCCATTTCTTGATAAAGACAAACAGACACTGATAATCAGGCATAAAAAAAAGCCACAACTGGAACAGTCATCTTTTTCTGGGCAGCTAACCTCCTTCAATACCCCATTTAAAGCCAGATTTTTGGTCAATCTGCCAAGCACAGTTTCGCTTGATTGGTCTTTTTCAAACGACCTGTTCATTGGAGCCTAAGCCTGCACCCCATCATCTAAACCACTGAACAATGTCTCTGTGAGCTAAGTTTACAAATGGCTAGTTTTAGTCAAATAAAAGGTGACGTTATGGTTGAATGGgtgttatttgtttgtctgttgaatactgttaCTGTTCATCAGGATGTGACAAACAGTTAAATAAAAGTGGGGATAGAAATTGGTATTAGAGAcaaacacagaacaaacagaaacttACCAATGTTATAATGGAACAGTTGTTAAATGGAGGTGGGTTCACATTTTGATACCCCCGCCCTCCACTGAAGTGAATGAGTTTTTTAATAGATGACTATGACACATACCCTCTAAATTATGCATGTTAATTTCCTGCCTTGATATTACGTATTATATAACTGGAGACACCTGTACTGCCTCATCTTTGATCCATCGGTCACACTGATTTTTTCTCTCACCGTCCATGTGACTCCATCATTACTCCCCTCGATGACCACCTCGGGCCGCCCGCCAACACCGGTCATCCTTCTGAACAGGCCGTATGAGTTGACCAGCTGGTAGCGATCAACTACATCATAGGCCTGTCTCACTGCTGGCCACAACCTGGCATTAGAGTCAAACTCTATGTAAGTGAACGGCACCTGGAAGAGAATAAAAGACGGCGATgtaatgtcatttttgtcatgGGTGGTACACGGGTTTAACAGCTAAATGTAGGTACAAAGTGAGGGTAAAATAATAACTGCAAAACAATAATAAGCATTTATTAAATGCATCCCTACTCATGAAATCAGGATTGAGCCGCTGCCAGTACAATATGTACAAACTTATCGAGGGGTTTGTTCTTTGCTACTTGATAACTCAGCATTAGGCCATCAGGACGCTGAACTTTCAACCCCCAACATAACACTCAGCCCCCCCACaggcacacaaacaaacaaaaaaaacgcacATATTGCATATTTTGTAACATATTGCACATATATTGCTGTTTACACTACATATTCATATGTACATTTTGTATTTCATATtacattttatgtatattttatcttCTAAGCCATGCATAGTTTGCACAGGGGTGCTTGTTGCAATTCCACTTCACTGTGAGTGTACCTGTACATCTACACgtgacaaataaaaatcttgaatcattAACACAAGATCATGGTTAGTGTGTGTTCACGCTTAATCCCACAAGTGAATTATGTAGCCAGAAGTTACTTTTATTATACTGGTGCCATGTTGTGGAGTGACCTTTCATACAAGACTAGATTGTAATATTTCATGTGATAGAGTAGGGTAACAGACTGATTTTGTTTCCTTTTCGGTGAAATATTTTGACTCATCAGGAATAGATGCTTGTATTGTCATAAATAACTCATTTCTATCATTAACATCTAGAAATATCTTATGAATCTATGATTTTTGTGGATTTGGTTTGTCTGATGATCTGTAactaaaaaaatttgaataaatcaACATAGTAACACAACAGAAGAGAACTTATTTTGGTCAAagtctagcaaaaaaaaaaattaaacatccaTAGTTTGATTGTGGTTTTGATTTACCTGCCATTGTTTATGTTTAAAATATGAACTTTAACTACTACTGTAAATTCGACAGCACTCACCAGGCTGACCGTGAACATCGCAGCAGTGGCAGCACCAAACACAGTCCACTGGAGAGTTCCCCAAAATCTCTTCAGGAAACCATGAACACATgcacacctttaaaaaaaatacatccatATTACTTCTACTGGGTAAagctaagtttaaaaaaaatctggggTGGTTTTTGCCTATTTTCATACACAGGAACACCTTTTCAAACAAATCCTTACACCGCGAAAGCTGTTTGCTCCATATATTCAGATAATATGCGGAAACATCTGACGATACAACAGCCAGTGAAAAAAAGACATCACATCTGTTTTAGATGAAAAACAACCATAGAAAGCTCTGCTTCAGCGCCACCTGCTGATGACATAATGCAACCTAGTGTATTTGCTCCAAACCAGTTatgcacattttcatttttcactttaaatttatttgacattttatggaaacacagctaGTGCGACTCTTACCTGAACATGGCTATGACCATCTCCCATGTAAGAGAGAGGACTCCAATCCAGATACAGGGGATAGTGACGGTCTTCAGGAACTGGTTAAACTCGTGATACGTGAAAGCTGGAGGGGCATGATATAACAAATATTTAACAGCACGTTGATACTTAGATTCCTTACGGCATATACAGATGTAAGCATACACACCTGTCCTGGAGGAGATGCCGTTCTTTTTCGCATCAATCTGCAGGTTGAAACAGTTTATAGTTCCAAAGATGGTGAGAGACCAGACAGCCAACTCCACATGGTAACACAGCCACGACCACAACCTGGAGTCTGACCACAACACAAACATCAACTTCTAATGATGTGCAAACCCACTACCATGATTTTATTGTCCTTAATTTGTTGCATATGTACACATGTATTAGGGTTGACTTTACTGCTGTTGCTGGTGTTGTCTGTCTTTCGCAGCCAGAATCGTACATGCTGATCATccaggagagacagacagagggtcaGCGTCAGCAGGTTGAAGAAGTTGTAGTTGCCAGACAAAATGATAAGCACCTGCAGAAGAACCTAgggaaaataataaacaaacataaTTTATTTCTCCGAGTTACACTTTGAGAGGAATGAAAGCACTGCGACACATGTTTTTATCAGctgctggaagaaaaaaaaaaaacaaaaaacaaaaaaacaacaaccaatctTTAACACTGAAATCAAAATTTCTTCAGTACGTCAGAATTTTGAgttgtgaaaatgtaaaaaaaaaaaaaaatccaagttttCTACTCTGGAGCCAACtctttttactgtgtttgtgATAAATTGGTCAAATGTACTAATAGACAGGAATATGAAGCCCAATTACGACTAACCTAAGTATAAAATCAGCTAGGATCAAAATTGTTAAAATAATTATGTTTCTTCTTTTGGATTGTGA
It encodes:
- the miox gene encoding inositol oxygenase, with translation MRVINLGPDPSLSYRPNLDKNEVKEKEEYRNFESGSLIDRVFNTYKLMHTNQTLDFVKQKHIDWTNCNHIQMAMMDAIMSLDQLVDESDPDVDFPNSFHAFQTAEGIRKEHPDKDWFHLVGLIHDVGKIMALWDEPQWAVVGDTFPVGCKFQNSIVFRGNTFIDNPDDKNPEYNTEFGIYEPNCGLDNVTMSWGHDEYLYRVMKYNNCPIPEEGLYMIRFHSFYPWHSHEDYMHLCNDKDLTMLPWVREFNKFDLYTKTTELPDVEMLKPYYQSLIDKYCPGVLKW
- the lmf2a gene encoding lipase maturation factor 2a isoform X2; the encoded protein is MGEIVLPRRMFLWCMAVIYLSAFVSLYVQIPGLYGNEGLLPARWRLRYSGKSLWEQLVSSPTLLWLGPRFGLDTHTAMELLCLIGAALSLVATLVEAFRDSVVFFCLWALYLSLYEVGQVFLYFQWDNLLLETGFLCILIAPLTLIRGSRRVREHDRVTFWLIRWLLFRLMFASGVVKLTSRCPTWWGLTALTYHYETQCIPTPLAWFAHQLPVWWQKMSVAGTFVIEIAVPFLFFSPLRRLRIGAFYLQVLLQVLIILSGNYNFFNLLTLTLCLSLLDDQHVRFWLRKTDNTSNSNSRLWSWLCYHVELAVWSLTIFGTINCFNLQIDAKKNGISSRTAFTYHEFNQFLKTVTIPCIWIGVLSLTWEMVIAMFRCACVHGFLKRFWGTLQWTVFGAATAAMFTVSLVPFTYIEFDSNARLWPAVRQAYDVVDRYQLVNSYGLFRRMTGVGGRPEVVIEGSNDGVTWTEIEFMYKPGNLSASPPVVTPHQPRLDWQMWFAALGSHTHAPWFTSLMYRLLQGKTDVIELIQTDINRYPFHQQPPTYLRAHRYKYWFTEPKADGSYPQRWWRRVYDEEFYPTVHLGHSFLENMLNHHGLKDKSAPRRMSNNTVSRAVRWMRSQVRGVPAPLLIWTLMACSAIFCLLQGLRDRNKQKTPQEFKASVVETDHKENTHDISSDPLDKSEEKEAEDEEEEEKEEDGEEEDAVEDSEGEEKGSDIEEEMTEETEQEEQMREKNEILRQRKS
- the lmf2a gene encoding lipase maturation factor 2a isoform X1, whose protein sequence is MGEIVLPRRMFLWCMAVIYLSAFVSLYVQIPGLYGNEGLLPARWRLRYSGKSLWEQLVSSPTLLWLGPRFGLDTHTAMELLCLIGAALSLVATLVEAFRDSVVFFCLWALYLSLYEVGQVFLYFQWDNLLLETGFLCILIAPLTLIRGSRRVREHDRVTFWLIRWLLFRLMFASGVVKLTSRCPTWWGLTALTYHYETQCIPTPLAWFAHQLPVWWQKMSVAGTFVIEIAVPFLFFSPLRRLRIGAFYLQVLLQVLIILSGNYNFFNLLTLTLCLSLLDDQHVRFWLRKTDNTSNSSKVNPNTYSRLWSWLCYHVELAVWSLTIFGTINCFNLQIDAKKNGISSRTAFTYHEFNQFLKTVTIPCIWIGVLSLTWEMVIAMFRCACVHGFLKRFWGTLQWTVFGAATAAMFTVSLVPFTYIEFDSNARLWPAVRQAYDVVDRYQLVNSYGLFRRMTGVGGRPEVVIEGSNDGVTWTEIEFMYKPGNLSASPPVVTPHQPRLDWQMWFAALGSHTHAPWFTSLMYRLLQGKTDVIELIQTDINRYPFHQQPPTYLRAHRYKYWFTEPKADGSYPQRWWRRVYDEEFYPTVHLGHSFLENMLNHHGLKDKSAPRRMSNNTVSRAVRWMRSQVRGVPAPLLIWTLMACSAIFCLLQGLRDRNKQKTPQEFKASVVETDHKENTHDISSDPLDKSEEKEAEDEEEEEKEEDGEEEDAVEDSEGEEKGSDIEEEMTEETEQEEQMREKNEILRQRKS